Proteins encoded together in one Halarsenatibacter silvermanii window:
- a CDS encoding tripartite tricarboxylate transporter TctB family protein, giving the protein MKLVAELIFLLALTIASLIFYLQIGEFPGEGWDELGPAAYPRLILLVMLAILLYLIVNNLRKIYRAHEKNDLKFSSSELKRALYRYHQVVISIILFFVYMTAIGYIGFKISTFGYMFITQWILSSGGKKALPKIIIASLVIGFGVPLIFETYLGVAFPRGFFFQ; this is encoded by the coding sequence GTGAAACTTGTTGCCGAACTAATTTTTTTGCTGGCGCTGACAATCGCCAGCCTGATATTCTATCTGCAGATCGGTGAATTCCCAGGAGAAGGGTGGGACGAACTGGGGCCTGCTGCCTATCCCCGCCTGATACTGCTGGTCATGCTAGCAATACTGCTCTATCTTATTGTCAATAATCTGCGCAAAATTTACCGGGCTCACGAGAAAAATGATCTAAAATTTTCCAGCAGCGAGCTGAAAAGAGCCCTGTATCGTTACCATCAGGTTGTTATCAGTATTATATTATTTTTTGTTTATATGACAGCAATAGGCTATATAGGCTTCAAAATTTCCACCTTCGGATACATGTTTATAACACAGTGGATTTTAAGCTCCGGCGGAAAAAAAGCTCTGCCCAAAATCATAATTGCCAGTCTTGTAATAGGTTTCGGTGTTCCCCTGATTTTTGAAACCTATCTGGGGGTTGCGTTTCCCCGGGGCTTCTTTTTTCAATAG
- a CDS encoding Bug family tripartite tricarboxylate transporter substrate binding protein, with translation MLRNICKTGFVFLLATALVITFGFTAAAEEFPEDAIEFTVPWSPGGGSDTLMRIVANHMEDKLDTNIVIHNRPGASGTVGLAEHYDEPNDGYYIGQVHDGLIVSHYAGVTDLNYDDFEMVAGITNSPQYLAAAEHTPYDTFPEFVEYAQENPGEITAGVTMQGIPQAWMVMLEEALDTDFNYVGYEGTGERVEALAGGHVDIVPVDYASGYEYVEGGYFDFIAQGAEERQDELPDLKTFQEHGYDVTWGIVRALVAPSGTSQEKIEVYESALASLAEREDFQQAIDDAGAQVMYLDSAELEEYYSSLDELVREMDF, from the coding sequence ATGTTGAGAAATATTTGCAAAACAGGATTCGTCTTTCTGCTCGCAACCGCCCTGGTAATAACTTTTGGCTTCACCGCAGCAGCTGAAGAATTTCCCGAAGATGCCATCGAATTTACCGTGCCCTGGAGCCCCGGCGGAGGCAGCGACACATTGATGAGAATTGTCGCCAACCACATGGAAGATAAACTGGATACAAATATAGTAATTCACAATCGTCCAGGAGCCAGCGGCACTGTCGGTCTGGCCGAACATTACGATGAACCCAATGATGGCTATTACATCGGCCAGGTGCATGATGGGCTTATAGTATCTCATTATGCAGGAGTTACCGATCTCAATTACGATGATTTTGAAATGGTAGCCGGCATAACAAATTCTCCTCAATATCTGGCCGCAGCCGAGCACACTCCTTACGATACTTTCCCCGAATTCGTGGAATACGCTCAGGAAAATCCCGGGGAAATAACCGCCGGCGTCACCATGCAGGGCATACCTCAGGCCTGGATGGTTATGCTCGAAGAGGCTTTAGACACGGATTTTAATTATGTGGGCTATGAAGGCACAGGAGAAAGAGTCGAAGCGCTTGCAGGTGGACATGTAGATATAGTTCCGGTCGATTATGCCTCCGGTTACGAATATGTAGAAGGTGGATATTTCGACTTCATAGCTCAGGGGGCTGAGGAAAGACAGGATGAACTTCCCGATTTGAAGACTTTTCAGGAACACGGTTATGACGTGACCTGGGGTATAGTCAGAGCCCTGGTTGCCCCTTCCGGGACCTCTCAGGAAAAAATAGAAGTTTACGAATCAGCCCTTGCCTCGCTGGCAGAAAGAGAGGATTTCCAGCAGGCTATTGATGATGCAGGAGCTCAGGTCATGTATCTGGACTCTGCTGAACTGGAAGAATATTATTCCAGTCTCGACGAATTGGTCAGAGAGATGGACTTTTAA